One segment of Primulina tabacum isolate GXHZ01 chromosome 6, ASM2559414v2, whole genome shotgun sequence DNA contains the following:
- the LOC142548896 gene encoding tubulin beta-7 chain, with translation MREILHIQGGQCGNQIGAKFWEVICDEHGIDQAGRYSGDSDIQLERLNVYYNEASGGRYVPRAVLMDLEPGTMDSVRSGPFGQIFRPDNFVFGQSGAGNNWAKGHYTEGAELIDSVLDVVRKEAENCDCLQGFQVCHSLGGGTGSGMGTLLISKIREEYPDRMMLTFSVFPSPKVSDTVVEPYNATLSVHQLVENADECMVLDNEALYDICFRTLKLSTPSFGDLNHLISATMSGVTCCLRFPGQLNSDLRKLAVNLIPFPRLHFFMVGFAPLTSRGSQQYRALTVPELTQQMWDSKNMMCAADPRHGRYLTASAMFRGKMSTKEVDEQMINVQNKNSSYFVEWIPNNVKSSVCDVPPKGLKMASTFIGNSTSIQEMFRRVSEQFTAMFRRKAFLHWYTGEGMDEMEFTEAESNMNDLVAEYQQYQDATADEQYEDDEEEEEVAN, from the exons ATGAGAGAAATCCTGCACATCCAAGGTGGTCAATGCGGCAACCAGATCGGCGCCAAGTTCTGGGAGGTGATCTGCGACGAGCACGGCATCGATCAGGCTGGAAGATACAGCGGGGATTCCGATATACAGCTCGAGCGCCTCAATGTTTACTACAATGAGGCAAGCGGCGGAAGATACGTACCCCGTGCCGTCCTCATGGACCTTGAGCCTGGTACTATGGATTCCGTCAGATCTGGTCCTTTTGGACAGATCTTCAGGCctgataattttgtttttggtcAGTCTGGTGCCGGGAACAATTGGGCCAAGGGGCATTACACCGAGGGAGCGGAATTGATTGATTCCGTCCTTGATGTTGTTCGCAAAGAGGCCGAGAATTGTGACTGCTTACAag GATTTCAGGTTTGTCATTCTTTGGGGGGAGGCACTGGATCTGGTATGGGCACTCTTCTGATTTCCAAGATAAGAGAGGAGTATCCAGACCGCATGATGTTGACATTTTCGGTCTTTCCTTCGCCAAAGGTATCGGACACTGTTGTTGAGCCATACAATGCCACCCTTTCTGTCCATCAACTTGTGGAGAATGCAGATGAGTGCATGGTTTTGGACAATGAAGCCCTCTATGATATTTGCTTCCGTACTCTCAAGCTCTCCACCCCTTCAT TTGGAGATCTCAACCACCTAATATCAGCTACCATGAGTGGTGTCACTTGCTGTCTCCGCTTCCCAGGGCAGCTGAACTCCGACCTAAGGAAACTTGCTGTTAACCTCATTCCATTCCCCCGTCTTCATTTCTTCATGGTTGGGTTTGCACCTTTAACCTCCAGAGGCTCCCAACAGTACCGTGCTCTCACAGTCCCCGAACTGACTCAGCAAATGTGggattccaagaatatgatgtgcGCTGCTGACCCACGTCATGGTCGCTATCTGACTGCCTCAGCCATGTTCCGTGGCAAGATGAGCACCAAAGAGGTCGATGAACAGATGATTAACGTTCAAAACAAGAATTCCTCATACTTTGTCGAATGGATTCCAAACAATGTTAAGTCTAGTGTTTGTGACGTCCCTCCTAAGGGCCTGAAAATGGCATCTACTTTCATTGGAAACTCTACTTCAATCCAGGAGATGTTCAGGCGTGTTAGTGAGCAATTTACTGCCATGTTCAGGCGTAAAGCTTTCTTGCATTGGTACACTGGCGAGGGAATGGATGAAATGGAGTTTACCGAGGCAGAGAGTAATATGAACGATCTTGTGGCCGAGTATCAGCAGTACCAGGATGCTACAGCTGATGAACAATACGAGGACGATGAGGAAGAAGAGGAGGTTGCAAATTGA